A stretch of the SAR86 cluster bacterium genome encodes the following:
- the rpoH gene encoding RNA polymerase sigma factor RpoH has translation MPKKELKSENSAGTALQEMEALAPGGDLQAYINSVHSIGVLTSEEEKKLAEDLYYRNDLDAARKLVLAHLRFVIYVAKTYSGYGLPEADLIQEGNVGLMKAIRKFNPEMGVRLISFAVHWVKAEIHEYVLKNWKIVKIATTKPQRKLFFNLRSKKKGLGWLTEEEVESMAKDLGVKPSEVREMEKRLSGTDMPFDPLADSDDDEASYSPSQYLEDEDANPADIFAKDSLDETNTSKLYEAINQLDDRSRDILQDRWLADEKLTLHELAEKYDISAERVRQIEKNAMKKVKQSFSAGE, from the coding sequence ATGCCTAAAAAAGAGCTTAAGAGTGAAAATTCTGCAGGTACAGCTCTTCAGGAAATGGAGGCTCTAGCACCCGGTGGTGACCTTCAAGCTTATATAAACTCAGTGCATAGCATTGGTGTTTTAACCTCTGAAGAAGAAAAAAAACTTGCAGAAGATTTATATTATAGAAATGACCTCGATGCTGCTAGAAAGCTAGTTTTAGCCCACTTAAGGTTTGTAATATACGTTGCAAAGACATATTCAGGATATGGCTTACCCGAAGCAGACCTTATTCAAGAAGGAAATGTAGGTCTCATGAAAGCAATAAGAAAATTTAATCCTGAAATGGGTGTCAGATTGATATCTTTTGCGGTGCATTGGGTTAAAGCCGAAATCCATGAATATGTTTTGAAGAATTGGAAAATAGTCAAAATAGCCACTACTAAACCGCAGAGAAAGTTATTCTTTAATTTGAGAAGTAAAAAGAAGGGTCTTGGGTGGTTGACAGAAGAAGAAGTAGAGTCCATGGCAAAAGATTTAGGGGTAAAGCCTTCAGAAGTAAGAGAGATGGAGAAAAGATTAAGTGGTACTGACATGCCTTTTGATCCTCTTGCAGATTCAGACGATGATGAAGCTTCTTACTCCCCATCTCAATATTTGGAAGATGAAGATGCTAACCCTGCAGACATATTTGCAAAAGATAGTTTGGATGAAACGAATACTAGTAAATTATACGAGGCAATAAATCAGCTTGATGATAGAAGCAGAGATATACTTCAAGATCGATGGTTAGCGGACGAAAAACTTACGCTTCACGAGTTGGCTGAAAAATATGATATTTCTGCTGAGCGTGTTCGCCAAATAGAAAAAAACGCAATGAAAAAAGTGAAGCAGTCTTTCTCTGCAGGAGAATAA
- a CDS encoding NAD(P)H-quinone oxidoreductase yields the protein MRRLDDDVYKIMKAIEVIEKKLEIKDIELPVLKDNEVLIKVKAAGLNRADIAQKNGLYPPPPGESEILGLECSGIIESIGKNVNSKKPGDEVIALLAGGGYAEYVTCPENHTILKPPKLSWAEGASIPEVYATCWLNLFTEAHMKEGDKIVFHAGASGIGTAGIQLARAFGCDSFVSAGTQEKIDFCLNLGASAGEIRSKDIFSKIKEWSPNGVDIILDPVGAEYFEKNLSVLGLEGKLIIIGLMSGAKANINLGHLMIKRHRVIGSTIRARSLETKTRVMEDLSSKVMPLFDSGALKPIIYQILSFEDCEKAHSIMESDENIGKIILNLD from the coding sequence TTGAGACGTCTAGATGATGATGTTTATAAAATTATGAAAGCTATAGAAGTCATAGAAAAGAAACTAGAAATTAAAGATATTGAATTACCAGTATTAAAAGATAATGAAGTACTTATCAAGGTGAAAGCAGCTGGTTTGAACCGTGCTGACATTGCACAAAAGAATGGCTTATACCCTCCTCCTCCTGGTGAAAGTGAAATTTTAGGACTGGAATGTAGCGGAATAATTGAGAGTATTGGTAAAAATGTAAATTCTAAGAAACCTGGAGATGAAGTTATTGCACTTTTGGCAGGTGGGGGGTACGCAGAATATGTAACTTGCCCTGAGAACCACACAATTCTAAAGCCACCTAAACTAAGTTGGGCTGAAGGTGCATCAATTCCAGAAGTTTATGCCACTTGTTGGTTGAATCTTTTCACAGAGGCTCATATGAAAGAAGGAGATAAAATTGTCTTTCACGCAGGAGCAAGTGGTATTGGAACAGCCGGGATACAGTTAGCCCGGGCTTTTGGTTGCGATAGTTTTGTGAGTGCAGGAACCCAAGAGAAAATTGATTTCTGTCTTAACTTAGGAGCTTCAGCAGGAGAAATTAGATCAAAAGATATATTTTCAAAGATTAAAGAATGGTCTCCAAACGGAGTAGATATCATCTTAGATCCAGTAGGTGCAGAGTATTTTGAGAAAAACTTAAGTGTCCTCGGATTAGAAGGAAAGTTAATTATTATTGGTTTAATGAGTGGTGCCAAAGCAAATATAAATCTTGGGCATTTAATGATAAAAAGGCATAGGGTAATAGGATCAACCATCAGGGCAAGAAGCTTGGAGACGAAGACTAGAGTTATGGAAGATCTCTCAAGCAAAGTTATGCCACTATTTGATTCAGGCGCTCTTAAGCCGATTATCTATCAGATTCTGTCCTTCGAAGATTGTGAAAAAGCTCATTCAATAATGGAATCAGACGAAAATATCGGAAAGATTATTCTTAATTTAGATTAA